From a region of the Alnus glutinosa chromosome 1, dhAlnGlut1.1, whole genome shotgun sequence genome:
- the LOC133876973 gene encoding early nodule-specific protein 2-like — MTTKYCLVLLLGVVLLCSTASLADHHEPSKHDPKSPIHKPHSPPKHKPPTPLDHGDKPFPEHKPPLKGKGEKPPPEHKPPHEGHSGRLLVEKNSPNLDGKPPKRSEKPPPPKHKPPTQLDKEEKPFPEDKPPQKGKGEKPPPEHKPPHDGHPGRLLVEKNSPSLDGKPPKRSEKPPSPKHKPPTSVTSVDKEEKPFPEHKPPPKNKGSDKPPHDHHPGRRLLESSSLERNSPSLDGKSPHDHHHPGHPSKEDAKDSHTTPRKLKPPTAPEKKPPSPSHKPPHKPPSGN; from the coding sequence ATGACTACCAAATACTGCCTAGTGTTGCTCCTTGGGGTGGTTCTTCTCTGCAGCACTGCCTCACTAGCTGACCACCATGAGCCTTCCAAACATGACCCCAAATCTCCAATTCACAAGCCCCATTCTCCTCCTAAACACAAACCTCCGACCCCACTTGATCATGGGGACAAGCCATTTCCCGAACACAAACCGCCTCTTAAGGGTAAGGGAGAGAAGCCTCCACCGGAGCACAAGCCACCGCATGAGGGTCACTCCGGACGCcttttagttgaaaaaaattcaccAAATTTGGATGGTAAACCTCCTAAGAGATCAGAAAAGCCGCCACCCCCGAAACACAAGCCACCAACCCAACTCGACAAAGAAGAGAAGCCATTCCCTGAAGACAAACCACCTCAGAAGGGTAAGGGAGAGAAGCCTCCACCAGAGCACAAGCCACCGCATGATGGTCACCCCGGACGCcttttagttgaaaaaaattcaccAAGTTTGGATGGTAAACCTCCTAAGAGATCAGAAAAGCCGCCATCCCCCAAACACAAGCCACCAACTTCAGTGACTTCAGTCGACAAAGAAGAGAAGCCGTTTCCTGAACACAAACCGCCTCCCAAGAATAAGGGATCAGACAAACCAccacatgatcatcatcctggACGTCGTCTACTGGAGTCGTCTTCTCTTGAACGAAATTCACCAAGTTTGGATGGCAAAAGTCCCCATGATCATCATCATCCTGGACACCCTTCAAAGGAAGATGCCAAAGACTCTCACACCACACCTCGAAAGTTGAAGCCTCCAACCGCGCCTGAAAAGAAGCCGCCAAGCCCCTCTCACAAGCCACCCCACAAGCCTCCATCAGGGAACTGA